A single Elephas maximus indicus isolate mEleMax1 chromosome 2, mEleMax1 primary haplotype, whole genome shotgun sequence DNA region contains:
- the LOC126070537 gene encoding zinc finger protein 420-like isoform X2, with translation MDSVSVEDVAVDFTQEEWALLDLSQRKLYRDVMMETFRNLASVGEVCELRDIEDQDNNQKIHVSMLPIFKRRHIVENICETTEDDQCEQTFSWIPNLFMFQRTPVEEYPSECLECGRCLIVHSSLRHRMSSHSGCKVYQCKESGEACSCHSYLHTPVRNFTRGKPYECKECGKAFSRSSYLIVHSRIHSGERLYECKECGKTFRYSSSFTRHKRIHSGERPYKCKECGKAFSQSSDLTVHVRIHSGERLYECKQCSKAFRHPSSFTRHLKTHSGEGAYKCKECGKAFSWSSDLTAHTRIHSGERLYECKECGKAFSWSSDLSAPIKIHSGERMYECKECGKAFSHSSSFTRHLRTHHGERAYKCKECGKAFSQCSDLGAHIRIHSEERLYECNECGKALSQSSNLIAHVRNHTGERLYECKECGKAISHPSNLARHMRTHSGERLYECKECGKAFSQSSDLAAHIKVHSGERLYVCKECSKAVSHPSNLRRHMRTHSGERPYECKECGKAFSQSSHLAIHMRAHYGEKPYECNECGKAFRQSSHFKSHIRSHSGERPYECNECGKAFSQSSDLTAHMRTHSGERPYECRECGKAFSQSSHFTEHKRIHSGERPYECKECGKTFIRSSHLTTHITHCRGRPFECKECGKAFSHSSHFTTHMRTHCSRSPYKCKECGKAFSQSSHLTTHMKTHSGERPYACKEM, from the exons GACTCAGTGAGTGTTGAGGATGTGGCTGTGGACTTTACCCAGGAAGAGTGGGCACTGCTGGATCTTTCTCAAaggaaactctacagagatgtgatgatggaaaccttcAGAAACCTGGCCTCAGTAG GAGAAGTCTGTGAACTGCGTGACATTGAAGATCAGGATAACAACCAGAAAATACATGTGAG CATGCTGCCTATTTTTAAGAGAAGACATATTGTAGAGAACATCTGTGAAACTACTGAAGATGATCAATGTGAGCAGACCTTCAGCTGGATTCCAAATCTTTTCATGTTCCAGAGAACTCCTGTGGAAGAGTATCCCTCTGAATGCCTTGAGTGTGGAAGATGCTTGATTGTTCATTCCTCACTTAGGCATCGTATGAGCTCCCACTCTGGATGCAAGGTCTATCAGTGTAAGGAAAGTGGAGAAGCCTGCAGTTGTCACTCTTACCTCCACACTCCTGTGAGAAATTTTACTAGagggaaaccctatgaatgtaaggaatgtggcaaagcctttaGTCGGTCCTCATACCTCATTGTACATTcaagaattcacagtggagagaggctgtatgaatgtaaggaatgtggcaaaACCTTTCGTTATTCTTCAAGCTTCACTAGACATAagagaattcacagtggagagaggccttataaatgtaaggaatgtgggaaagcctttagtcagtcTTCAGACCTCACTGTACATgtaagaattcacagtggagagaggctttatgaatgtaagcaatgtaGCAAAGCCTTTCGTCATCCCTCAAGCTTCACTAGACATTTgaaaactcacagtggagagggGGCTTATaagtgtaaggaatgtgggaaagcctttagttggtCCTCAGACCTCACTGCACATAcaagaattcacagtggagagaggctttatgaatgtaaagaatgtgggaaagcctttagttggtCCTCAGACCTCTCTGCACCTATAAAAATTCACAGCGGAGAGAGGAtgtatgaatgtaaggaatgcggCAAAGCCTTTAGTCATTCCTCAAGTTTCACTAGACATTTGAGAACTCACCATGGAGAGAGGGcttataaatgtaaggaatgtgggaaagcctttagtcagtgTTCAGATCTCGGTGCACACATAAGAATTCACAGTGAAGAGAGGCTTTATGAAtgcaatgaatgtgggaaagccctTAGTCAGTCCTCAAACCTCATTGCACATGTAAGAAATCACACTGGTGAGAGgctttatgaatgtaaggaatgcggCAAAGCCATTAGTCATCCCTCAAACCTTGCTAGACATatgagaactcacagtggagagaggctttACGAATGTAAGgagtgtggaaaagcctttagtcAGTCCTCAGATCTTGCTGCACATATAAAagttcacagtggagagaggctgtaTGTTTGTAAGGAATGCAGCAAAGCTGTTAGTCACCCCTCAAACCTTCGTAGACATATGAGAACTCACAGTGgtgagaggccttatgaatgtaaggaatgtgggaaagcctttagtcagtcTTCACACCTCGCTATACATATGAGAGCTCACtatggagagaagccttatgaatgtaacgaatgtgggaaagcctttcgtCAGTCCTCACATTTCAAGTCACATATAAgatctcacagtggagagaggccttatgaatgtaacgAATGTGGGAAAGCATTTAGTCAGTCGTCAGACCTCACTGCACATatgagaactcacagtggagagaggccttatgaatgtagggaatgtgggaaagcctttagtcagtcCTCACACTTCACTGAACATaaaagaattcacagtggagagaggccttatgaatgtaaggaatgtggcaaaACATTTATTCGGTCCTCACATCTCACTACACATATAACTCACTGTAGAGGGAGGCCttttgaatgtaaggaatgtggcaaaGCGTTTAGTCATTCTTCACACTTCACTACACATATGAGAACTCACTGTAGCAGGAGTCCctataaatgtaaggaatgtggcaaagcctttaGTCAGTCCTCACACCTCACTACACATATGAAAACTCACAGTGGTGAGAGGCCTTATGCATGTAAGGAAATGTGA